Sequence from the Maribacter algicola genome:
CTTCTTAGTTTGTAATCCGTAATGTAGCGTAAGTTCAGGGCTATCCAATTATCGGTAAGTTGGACGGCTATCGTAGGTTTTATGGTCGCATTTTCAATATAATAGCGTTCTACCATCTCTTGCCATTGTACCATGGATTTTTCCGTGTAATCCGACAAAAATTCATTTGCCTTTTCCAATATAATGGATTTGGCAAGTTCCATATTGGAGCCGTAGGTAATCAGAACATTAAGTTCATCCCAAACGAAAGGAAAATCCATGGAATAATTCTTAATAGGCCCCTTAAAGACAAATGCATTGCTAATTTTTACTATTCTTCCGGAATAATTGTCGCTACTAACCCATTCTCCTATTTCCATTAAGGTAGTGTAGATGCTGTCTATATCGATTACATCACCTTTGATATTATTGATCTCTATTCTATCACCAGGTTTATAAACACGCACAAAAAAAATATAAAACGAACCTGCCAGGCTTAAAATAAGTTCTTGAAGGGTAAAAGTGATTCCGGCCGTAAATAATCCAATGATAAGGGTGTAGTCCTTAATGTCACCCACGGTAATAGCCATGAAGACCATAAGAAAAATTAGAAAATACCCAATGATTTCCACCCCTTTTTGAGCCTTATATCTAATAGAGGTATCCTCTATGCGCTTTTTGAGAATTTTTCTTAAAAAACCTATGATGATAATAATGAGCAAAATCCACAATCCAAGTTTTAGGAACTTTAGGACCGTAGGATTCTCAAAAAGCGCAAGAAAACGTTCCATAGGCGATTGGTTTATCTATTGTTGAAGAAGTCTCTAATGAGAGCCTTTATTTGATTTTCGGTCATGCTATCCGCTTTTTCTACGGCAACTATTTTTCTACCTATGGTTGGATAGTTTTCTTCTAGTTCCTTTTTAAATTTTTCATTGATATCCGCAGGGCCAAAAAGTGCCAGTGCATCACAGTCCGCTACCGCATGGGCCACCTCCTTAAAGTATGTTTTAAATTGCTGTTTTTCCTTTTCCAAATATTTCTGTTCATGTGTTATATCTTGGGTTCCACCCCATTTGACCCTTGACCCAGAGGTGCTGGTTCTATTGAAAAATTCAATACCGGATTCTATTTTGTTAAAAGAGTCTCCGTTTTCATTGAAACGAACGATCAAAGCGTTTTTGCTGTCCAACCAAATACCTATATTTTTCATATGTTTGCTTTTATTGTTTGTCATA
This genomic interval carries:
- a CDS encoding mechanosensitive ion channel family protein; this encodes MERFLALFENPTVLKFLKLGLWILLIIIIIGFLRKILKKRIEDTSIRYKAQKGVEIIGYFLIFLMVFMAITVGDIKDYTLIIGLFTAGITFTLQELILSLAGSFYIFFVRVYKPGDRIEINNIKGDVIDIDSIYTTLMEIGEWVSSDNYSGRIVKISNAFVFKGPIKNYSMDFPFVWDELNVLITYGSNMELAKSIILEKANEFLSDYTEKSMVQWQEMVERYYIENATIKPTIAVQLTDNWIALNLRYITDYKLRRDTKNRLFSSIEKALKETEGKVTLASTTLQLLKIPEVEIQLKKGYEGI